One genomic window of Desulfovibrio gilichinskyi includes the following:
- a CDS encoding ABC transporter ATP-binding protein: MTEPILELRDIKSGYGSIQALKGINIKVYEGEIVSIIGANGAGKSSTLMTICNIVHATSGDIFYKGERINQIASDKLPAMGLCQVPEGRRIFPRLTIEENLDMGAFFRNDKEIEDDKERVFGMFPILRERCKQAGGTLSGGEQQMLAIGRALMSRPKVLLLDEPSLGLAPLIVKQIFDIIKEINKLGTTIILVEQNAKVALSMAHRGYVLETGNVVMEDEAQKLLNNPDIQKAYLGE; the protein is encoded by the coding sequence ATGACTGAACCAATATTAGAATTACGGGATATTAAGTCCGGCTATGGGAGCATTCAGGCTCTCAAAGGGATAAATATTAAAGTCTATGAAGGTGAAATAGTTTCCATTATCGGTGCAAACGGCGCCGGTAAAAGTTCAACTCTTATGACTATATGCAATATTGTTCACGCCACCAGCGGTGATATCTTTTACAAAGGTGAAAGAATAAATCAGATCGCATCTGACAAACTGCCTGCAATGGGGCTTTGTCAGGTTCCTGAAGGGCGCAGAATTTTTCCGCGCTTAACAATTGAAGAGAATCTAGATATGGGAGCTTTTTTCAGAAATGATAAGGAAATTGAAGATGACAAAGAAAGGGTCTTCGGTATGTTTCCTATCCTCCGTGAAAGATGCAAACAGGCCGGTGGTACTCTGTCCGGCGGTGAACAGCAGATGCTCGCCATCGGCAGGGCGTTAATGAGCAGGCCGAAAGTTCTTCTGCTTGATGAGCCTTCCTTGGGGCTTGCTCCGCTGATTGTTAAGCAGATTTTTGATATCATTAAAGAAATCAACAAGCTGGGAACAACTATTATTCTGGTTGAACAGAATGCTAAAGTTGCGCTTAGTATGGCGCATAGAGGATATGTTCTTGAAACAGGTAATGTTGTCATGGAAGATGAAGCTCAAAAACTATTAAATAATCCTGATATTCAGAAAGCATATCTTGGAGAATAA
- a CDS encoding ferredoxin, whose amino-acid sequence MARKVVIDHDECIGCETCVELCPEVFALDSDGEKAEVIKEDAVDLDCVQESIDSCPVECISIE is encoded by the coding sequence ATGGCTAGGAAAGTAGTGATTGATCACGATGAATGCATCGGTTGCGAAACTTGTGTTGAACTTTGTCCTGAAGTTTTTGCACTTGACTCAGATGGTGAAAAAGCTGAAGTAATTAAGGAAGATGCAGTTGATTTAGATTGTGTTCAAGAATCTATAGATTCTTGTCCTGTAGAGTGTATCTCTATAGAGTAG
- a CDS encoding ATP-dependent sacrificial sulfur transferase LarE produces MTNSHTIQTQYKSILDIISRFDKAFIAFSGGIDSSLVAKAAVDVLGTKATAVTIESELTASRDILFARESAKSIGINHQVIKISVLKDELISANTDLRCYHCKKTIINTIDQQPLFDGSHIDDTDDRPGLRAIREAGVISPLALAGFDKKKIIEAAKFLQLYSMPRPSNSCLATRIKTGTALTQQNLTIVELTEDCMFEAGAKWCRARIDENQFKIEYGAGSALDEDGIKIQIVKNLPTLFQMDIKFLKKT; encoded by the coding sequence ATGACGAATTCACATACAATTCAAACTCAATACAAATCCATACTTGATATCATCAGCAGATTCGATAAAGCTTTTATTGCGTTTTCAGGTGGAATTGACAGCTCATTGGTGGCTAAAGCGGCAGTTGATGTATTAGGTACTAAAGCTACAGCGGTTACAATAGAATCTGAACTCACAGCAAGCCGTGATATTCTATTCGCCAGAGAATCCGCAAAATCGATAGGTATCAACCATCAAGTTATCAAAATATCGGTTCTCAAAGATGAGTTGATAAGTGCAAATACAGATCTACGCTGTTACCATTGCAAAAAAACAATTATCAATACCATTGATCAACAGCCGCTTTTTGACGGCAGCCATATAGACGATACGGATGATCGCCCTGGGCTAAGAGCAATTCGTGAAGCCGGGGTCATTTCACCTTTAGCTCTCGCAGGATTCGATAAAAAGAAGATTATTGAAGCCGCAAAATTCCTGCAACTTTATTCCATGCCCCGCCCTTCTAACAGTTGTCTGGCGACTAGAATCAAAACAGGAACGGCTTTAACACAGCAAAATCTTACTATTGTGGAGCTTACTGAAGACTGCATGTTTGAGGCTGGGGCAAAATGGTGCAGGGCGCGAATTGATGAGAATCAATTTAAAATTGAATATGGAGCAGGCTCTGCCCTTGATGAAGACGGCATAAAAATTCAGATAGTTAAAAATCTTCCGACATTATTCCAAATGGATATTAAGTTTTTAAAAAAAACATAA
- the fliJ gene encoding flagellar export protein FliJ: MPKPYAFKLEKILDFRKQVEEQARLALAEANRLHADQKKIVDGIELKKNNHQKKEYEKLSVDDLWLWRQYDEALTKDLHAAQNRLTQLALNLQRCRTDAVQKSKDRKLLEKLKENQAKKYYEEENLKEQKEYDEMATLRFKPKTF, translated from the coding sequence ATGCCCAAGCCTTATGCTTTTAAGCTTGAAAAAATTCTCGATTTTAGAAAGCAAGTTGAAGAGCAGGCTCGTTTAGCTTTGGCCGAAGCGAACAGGCTGCATGCTGATCAAAAAAAAATCGTCGACGGAATTGAACTGAAAAAAAACAATCATCAGAAAAAAGAATATGAAAAGCTGTCCGTAGATGATTTGTGGCTGTGGCGGCAGTACGATGAGGCTTTAACCAAAGACCTTCATGCAGCTCAAAACCGTCTCACGCAATTGGCCCTCAATTTGCAAAGATGCCGTACAGACGCTGTTCAAAAGTCAAAAGACCGTAAGTTGCTGGAAAAACTAAAAGAGAATCAGGCGAAAAAATACTATGAAGAAGAAAATCTTAAAGAACAGAAAGAGTATGACGAAATGGCAACGCTTCGGTTCAAGCCTAAAACTTTCTAA
- a CDS encoding MotE family protein, with protein sequence MTKWQRFGSSLKLSKILICLIFLAFFKLSLIGALGLNLFAPAHNAVKAVVESNVVRNVVSAPDAVAAESAKNPAGGSAVNGTDKRPEKMAEADWKALKAKEDELARKERSLRTLEKNLDKKLADLNDLEARLKKMIADADVLKDEKIKHLVGVYTAMKPKSAALVIESLDKDLAVKILSGMRGRNAGEILGFVDPKKAANLSEALTRLQVPLEQ encoded by the coding sequence ATGACGAAATGGCAACGCTTCGGTTCAAGCCTAAAACTTTCTAAAATTCTTATCTGTTTGATTTTTCTTGCATTTTTTAAACTTTCTCTCATAGGTGCTTTAGGTTTAAATTTATTTGCTCCGGCGCATAATGCGGTAAAAGCTGTGGTTGAAAGCAATGTTGTCCGAAATGTGGTTTCCGCTCCCGATGCAGTTGCTGCTGAATCGGCTAAAAACCCTGCCGGGGGATCAGCCGTAAATGGAACAGACAAACGCCCTGAAAAAATGGCGGAAGCAGACTGGAAGGCCCTCAAGGCGAAAGAAGATGAATTGGCTCGCAAGGAAAGATCGCTCCGCACACTTGAGAAAAATTTAGATAAAAAGCTTGCTGACCTTAATGATCTTGAAGCCCGCTTGAAAAAAATGATCGCTGATGCCGATGTTCTAAAAGATGAGAAAATCAAACATCTGGTAGGCGTGTATACTGCGATGAAGCCTAAAAGCGCAGCACTTGTTATCGAATCTCTGGATAAGGATTTAGCTGTCAAAATTTTGTCCGGCATGCGTGGACGTAATGCTGGTGAAATCCTGGGATTTGTTGATCCGAAGAAAGCTGCAAATCTTTCTGAAGCGTTGACCAGATTACAGGTCCCTCTTGAGCAGTAG
- the truA gene encoding tRNA pseudouridine(38-40) synthase TruA has product MKRVKITIAYDGTKFCGWQIQPGVRTVQNELEKAISRITGESLRVYGSGRTDSGVHALGQVVHFTVPDSKSKVPWQRALNSIMPDDVTVLDVQYVDESFHAQFSSVRKTYIYTLWLENSFLLPCRRNYVWACGPLDLDALDKGTKHFLGEHDFASFQNVGTPVKNTIRTIFSFLRLPGENEYEIRLEVCGSGFLKQMVRNMVGCLVEVGRGKANPDSVRSVLEAKDRTLAPATAPAQGLCLAHVYYGEPERGGFESVRNKSHINGNE; this is encoded by the coding sequence TTGAAAAGAGTCAAAATAACAATTGCTTATGATGGAACTAAGTTCTGCGGCTGGCAGATTCAGCCAGGAGTACGGACAGTTCAAAACGAGCTTGAGAAAGCCATCTCGCGCATAACAGGGGAGTCGTTGCGGGTGTACGGTTCAGGTCGTACCGACAGCGGTGTGCATGCGCTTGGACAGGTGGTTCATTTTACCGTTCCTGACAGCAAATCTAAAGTTCCGTGGCAGCGGGCTTTGAATTCCATTATGCCGGATGATGTGACCGTGCTGGACGTACAGTATGTGGATGAGTCTTTTCACGCTCAGTTCAGTTCAGTTCGCAAAACATATATTTATACTCTCTGGCTGGAGAACAGCTTTTTGCTACCATGTCGCCGTAATTATGTGTGGGCGTGCGGACCGCTTGATCTTGATGCGCTTGATAAAGGTACGAAGCATTTTCTGGGTGAACACGATTTTGCGTCTTTTCAAAATGTCGGAACTCCGGTCAAGAATACGATCAGAACTATTTTCAGCTTTTTACGTCTTCCCGGTGAAAACGAGTATGAAATAAGGCTTGAAGTCTGCGGGTCTGGTTTCTTGAAGCAGATGGTGCGTAATATGGTCGGCTGCCTTGTTGAGGTCGGTAGGGGTAAAGCAAATCCCGATTCAGTCCGATCAGTGTTAGAGGCGAAAGATCGAACTTTAGCACCGGCCACAGCTCCCGCGCAGGGGCTGTGTCTTGCTCACGTGTATTACGGGGAGCCTGAGCGTGGCGGATTTGAATCTGTACGAAATAAATCTCATATTAACGGGAACGAATGA
- a CDS encoding FapA family protein — translation MADQESPIRGSELRSSSTSREDESHDAQLEFSITSDQMAAFISNYTPEQGSGAPLSIELMKKELARAGYKGQLDPDGAKFALQRASEGKSILNVALVRGAYPQEPENGAILGDADFQFPVLPEMIFGTLLAPVKASNGANLLGEVIPATKTNIPEDLTVAVGGGCFHDKEINALISETYGLVQIRDNQIYVDSLIHVSKDAMQVRATLFPQDCFGATITLQKIEPALKSLGISRSILLVAGETALKTARETGIAQETVIAKGTEPIAGKNGWFEYAKEETKSIGTSLENDRIDFKERGTHPMVSPGDIIGKIHPPEEGLAGEDVYGRQTPPPGGQSFAVKPGLHVAPMPDGITYKALATGMVTLEKGELSVVDILETKGDVDYSTGNIRLEKGSTHITGSIREGFVVDVPGHILVKESIEGAEVRAGGDIDVGGGIIMAGKGHLKAGNNITAQFAANSRIDCGDSLTIAHELSNCLVRCKGPITATSGKGVIQGGSIASATGIEANELGSEIGVSTVLSIISRPPINKELVKERENLRERLMKINTALGQDSDEEILARTPADKMQQMEKILILRAQIKRKLKAVRNKLSNDLADYYQSLERLSIRVKRTVHPGVQIKIGDKTLTVTQPLNRIKFHFDSASRTIVAVNL, via the coding sequence ATGGCAGATCAAGAATCCCCTATAAGAGGTTCTGAGTTACGGTCTTCTTCCACCTCAAGAGAAGACGAAAGCCATGATGCTCAATTAGAATTCAGTATTACCTCCGACCAGATGGCGGCCTTCATCTCAAATTATACTCCTGAGCAAGGAAGTGGTGCGCCCCTTTCTATCGAGCTGATGAAAAAAGAACTTGCACGGGCAGGCTACAAAGGACAACTCGACCCTGACGGAGCAAAGTTTGCATTGCAGAGAGCAAGTGAGGGTAAGTCCATTCTGAACGTTGCTCTCGTTCGCGGAGCATACCCGCAAGAGCCTGAAAACGGCGCTATTCTGGGCGATGCCGACTTCCAGTTTCCGGTTTTACCGGAAATGATATTCGGAACGCTGCTTGCTCCGGTAAAAGCTTCAAACGGAGCCAACCTGCTCGGAGAAGTAATCCCCGCAACAAAAACCAATATTCCCGAAGATCTTACCGTTGCAGTTGGCGGAGGCTGCTTTCACGATAAAGAAATCAATGCTCTCATTTCTGAAACGTACGGTTTGGTACAGATAAGAGACAACCAGATTTACGTTGACTCTCTCATTCATGTTTCAAAGGATGCGATGCAAGTCAGGGCAACACTTTTCCCACAAGACTGCTTCGGTGCAACCATTACCCTGCAAAAAATCGAGCCGGCCTTAAAGTCCCTTGGAATTTCGCGCTCCATACTGCTGGTAGCAGGAGAAACAGCTCTCAAAACAGCCAGAGAAACAGGAATTGCCCAAGAAACGGTTATTGCAAAAGGCACTGAACCGATTGCAGGTAAAAACGGCTGGTTTGAATATGCAAAAGAGGAAACCAAATCGATCGGGACCTCACTTGAGAATGATAGAATTGATTTTAAAGAAAGAGGCACACATCCAATGGTCAGCCCCGGTGATATCATCGGGAAAATCCACCCCCCTGAAGAGGGCCTGGCCGGAGAAGACGTATACGGACGGCAGACTCCGCCTCCCGGCGGTCAATCATTTGCAGTTAAACCAGGACTGCACGTTGCGCCCATGCCGGACGGAATAACTTATAAAGCTTTAGCCACCGGTATGGTTACCCTTGAAAAAGGAGAATTATCGGTAGTAGATATTCTTGAGACAAAAGGCGACGTAGACTACTCCACCGGCAATATCAGACTTGAAAAAGGTTCAACTCATATTACCGGATCTATTCGTGAAGGATTTGTAGTCGATGTTCCCGGTCATATTCTCGTTAAGGAATCAATTGAAGGGGCGGAAGTCCGCGCTGGCGGAGATATTGATGTCGGAGGCGGCATCATTATGGCTGGAAAGGGGCACCTGAAAGCCGGAAATAACATCACAGCACAATTTGCAGCCAATTCACGCATTGATTGCGGGGACTCACTGACAATAGCACATGAACTCAGCAACTGCCTTGTACGCTGCAAAGGCCCCATAACCGCGACCAGCGGCAAAGGAGTTATTCAAGGAGGCTCCATCGCCTCTGCTACAGGAATTGAAGCCAACGAACTTGGCTCTGAAATTGGAGTCAGCACCGTTTTAAGTATAATTTCGAGGCCACCTATAAACAAAGAGCTGGTCAAAGAAAGAGAAAATCTTCGAGAAAGGTTAATGAAAATCAACACGGCATTAGGGCAGGATTCAGATGAAGAAATTTTAGCTAGAACTCCGGCAGATAAAATGCAGCAGATGGAAAAAATTCTTATCCTTCGCGCTCAGATCAAGCGCAAGCTGAAGGCTGTCCGCAACAAGCTTTCCAATGACCTTGCTGATTATTATCAATCCCTTGAAAGGTTATCGATAAGAGTCAAAAGAACTGTTCACCCCGGCGTGCAAATAAAAATAGGCGACAAAACCCTTACAGTCACCCAGCCGTTAAACAGGATTAAATTTCATTTTGATTCTGCTTCCAGAACTATTGTTGCTGTAAATCTATAG
- a CDS encoding BPL-N domain-containing protein, with protein sequence MSSIYILWDDSHIWGLLIHRALKAWNIDHKLVRGHQIAQGLLSSKPPMALIVPGGWAKGKASSLGSIGILAVQQYVSEGGTYLGFCGGAGLALSGTGGLSLTDWERKGFENRLHHFLSGHINLNLNQDHPLVPDSLGKEALVPVWWPGQFSPHGAGATTALGKYGEPGPDFWVADLCVGSLPEGTLSDWENLYGISLMPNFLQDRPAIISGEFGKGKFILSYPHLETPASPQANMWLSHILDQVQNEPHTQRPSVPAWELSDTPVLWDDPVLHSARKSLETIIATGQGHFLLFWRNPWLLGWRRGIPGASINSLYALVCEVTSLEPNDEALQMWVSCKTDFLRYMEIFEKGVTGYLLAERLAMTMRRVEPHSVFPRGLKEQRNALFGPPPGAGGMYAKLLSTLEELTWIINKKRQ encoded by the coding sequence ATGTCAAGTATCTATATATTATGGGACGACTCCCACATCTGGGGACTTTTAATCCACCGGGCACTAAAAGCTTGGAACATAGACCACAAGTTAGTACGTGGGCATCAAATAGCTCAGGGATTGCTTTCAAGCAAGCCCCCCATGGCTCTCATTGTTCCGGGCGGCTGGGCAAAAGGGAAAGCCAGCAGTCTCGGCAGCATCGGGATACTCGCTGTTCAGCAATATGTAAGTGAAGGCGGAACTTACTTAGGCTTTTGCGGCGGGGCCGGACTTGCACTTTCCGGCACAGGCGGACTGTCCTTAACGGACTGGGAACGCAAAGGATTTGAAAATCGCCTTCATCATTTTTTAAGCGGTCATATAAATTTAAATTTGAATCAAGATCATCCTCTTGTCCCCGATTCTCTCGGCAAAGAAGCACTTGTTCCCGTATGGTGGCCCGGCCAGTTTTCACCCCACGGGGCAGGAGCAACGACAGCTCTCGGCAAGTATGGTGAACCAGGACCGGATTTCTGGGTAGCCGACCTTTGCGTAGGTTCACTGCCGGAAGGAACACTCAGCGACTGGGAAAACCTTTACGGTATCAGTTTAATGCCTAATTTTTTGCAGGACCGTCCCGCAATTATCTCAGGAGAATTTGGTAAAGGTAAATTCATTCTCAGTTATCCGCATCTTGAGACTCCCGCTTCTCCGCAGGCTAATATGTGGCTGTCTCATATACTTGATCAGGTGCAAAATGAACCGCACACCCAAAGACCTTCAGTCCCTGCATGGGAACTGTCCGACACCCCTGTGCTTTGGGATGACCCCGTATTGCACTCGGCGCGCAAATCACTTGAAACAATCATTGCTACCGGACAAGGTCATTTTCTACTTTTCTGGCGTAATCCTTGGCTTCTGGGCTGGCGCAGGGGAATCCCCGGGGCATCTATCAACAGCCTTTACGCGCTTGTCTGCGAAGTGACATCACTTGAGCCTAATGATGAAGCTCTGCAAATGTGGGTTTCCTGCAAAACAGATTTTTTAAGGTACATGGAAATATTCGAAAAAGGGGTTACAGGTTACCTGCTCGCGGAAAGATTAGCTATGACTATGCGCCGCGTAGAACCCCATTCCGTATTCCCCAGAGGACTTAAAGAACAGCGAAATGCACTTTTCGGACCTCCGCCAGGAGCAGGAGGGATGTACGCAAAACTGCTCTCAACACTTGAAGAGCTCACCTGGATTATTAACAAAAAAAGGCAGTAA
- a CDS encoding valine--tRNA ligase — protein MAESNLPKGYEPEDVEKKWLDHWKENKTFTPDPEADGDPFSIVIPPPNVTGVLHMGHALNLTLQDILCRYNRQLGKNVLWVPGTDHAGIATQNVVERQLKTEGLTRDDLGREKFVERVWDWKEEKGGHILEQIHRMGASVDWSRECFTFDDQRAKAVRKVFVKLFEEGLIYKGNYIINWCNRCHTALADDEVEHSPKPGHFYNVRYKLSDGSGELVVATTRPETMLGDTAICVNPEDDRFNHLIGKTVILPLVGRELPIIGDTYVDMEFGTGALKVTPAHDMNDWELGRKHNLEVIAIFDEAGNVNENAPEKYRGLYKDEARTVIVADLEAEGSLISIEDHEHSVGECYRCKSVIEPHVSEQWFVSMKPLAEKARAAVPSETQIFPSNWEKVYYEWLDNIRDWCISRQIWWGHRIPAWTCEECGELIVSETDPTKCTKCGSSKLTQEEDVLDTWFSSALWPFSTMGWPDETPELAKYYPTSVLITGFDILFFWVARMMMMGIHFQGQIPFKHVYIHALVRDENGKKMSKSTGNVIDPLEMSDKYGTDALRFTLTAFAAMGRDIKLSESRIEGYRHFVNKIWNSARFALMNFDGKKPEASIDDATGLANKWILHRLEEVKVSMREGIEGYRFNEVAQTMYKFIWNEFCDWYLEMIKPDLYSEDESRKAPTLKVLWTVLSETMVLLHPVMPFVTQEIWSVLPGIENGDIATVLYPETRANCISENAVSQMELFQGIVSGVRNIRTELLIAPSKKLEMIMRTSSDEALSLINDNSELVKFLARLETVEAGPDVRGPKASGTAVVQGNEIFIPLAGAVDFESELARLDKEFAKLDKDLIVIEKKLSNDAFVNNAPAAVVAQERERLAEIDDKRAKLTELKNRLISVMK, from the coding sequence ATGGCTGAATCCAATCTGCCTAAAGGTTACGAGCCTGAAGACGTTGAAAAAAAATGGCTTGATCACTGGAAAGAAAATAAAACTTTCACTCCTGATCCGGAAGCAGACGGTGATCCGTTCTCTATAGTTATTCCTCCGCCTAACGTAACAGGCGTTTTACATATGGGCCATGCCTTAAACCTTACTTTGCAGGATATCCTCTGTCGTTACAACAGACAGCTTGGTAAAAATGTCCTGTGGGTTCCCGGTACTGACCATGCCGGTATTGCTACACAGAACGTTGTTGAACGTCAGCTTAAGACTGAAGGTCTGACCCGTGACGATCTCGGACGTGAAAAATTTGTTGAACGTGTCTGGGACTGGAAAGAAGAAAAGGGCGGACATATTCTGGAACAGATTCACCGCATGGGGGCTTCTGTTGACTGGAGCCGTGAATGTTTCACCTTTGATGACCAGCGCGCCAAAGCAGTCCGCAAAGTTTTTGTTAAACTTTTTGAAGAAGGTTTGATCTATAAAGGTAACTACATTATTAACTGGTGTAATCGCTGCCACACAGCGCTCGCTGATGATGAAGTTGAACATTCTCCGAAACCCGGTCATTTTTACAATGTCCGCTATAAGCTTTCTGACGGTTCAGGTGAACTTGTTGTTGCTACAACCCGTCCTGAAACTATGCTCGGTGATACCGCTATCTGTGTTAATCCTGAGGATGATCGTTTCAACCATCTGATTGGTAAAACTGTAATACTTCCGCTTGTAGGGCGTGAACTTCCGATTATCGGTGATACCTATGTTGATATGGAATTCGGAACAGGCGCGCTGAAAGTCACCCCTGCGCATGATATGAATGACTGGGAACTGGGCCGTAAACATAATCTTGAAGTAATCGCTATTTTCGATGAAGCGGGAAATGTAAACGAGAACGCTCCTGAAAAATATCGCGGTCTATATAAAGACGAGGCCCGCACAGTAATCGTTGCGGACCTTGAAGCTGAAGGGTCGCTCATTTCTATTGAAGATCATGAACATTCTGTAGGTGAGTGCTATCGCTGTAAGTCTGTAATTGAACCTCATGTTTCAGAGCAGTGGTTTGTTTCCATGAAACCTCTGGCGGAAAAAGCTCGCGCCGCAGTTCCGTCTGAAACTCAGATTTTCCCTTCTAACTGGGAAAAAGTATACTACGAATGGCTCGATAATATTCGTGACTGGTGTATCTCCCGTCAAATCTGGTGGGGACACCGTATCCCTGCTTGGACCTGCGAAGAATGCGGTGAACTCATAGTTTCTGAAACTGATCCGACTAAATGTACCAAATGCGGAAGTTCCAAGCTGACACAGGAAGAAGATGTTCTTGATACATGGTTCTCCTCAGCCCTCTGGCCTTTTTCCACTATGGGATGGCCTGACGAAACTCCTGAGCTGGCAAAATATTACCCGACATCCGTGCTGATCACAGGATTTGATATTCTCTTCTTCTGGGTTGCACGTATGATGATGATGGGAATTCATTTTCAGGGTCAGATTCCTTTCAAACACGTGTACATTCATGCTCTTGTCCGTGATGAAAACGGCAAGAAAATGAGTAAATCTACCGGCAACGTAATTGATCCGCTTGAAATGAGCGATAAATACGGAACTGACGCTTTGCGTTTCACTCTGACAGCTTTTGCCGCCATGGGCCGTGATATCAAGCTTTCAGAATCAAGAATCGAAGGATATCGTCACTTCGTAAATAAAATTTGGAACTCAGCCCGTTTTGCGCTGATGAACTTTGACGGCAAAAAGCCTGAAGCTTCAATTGATGATGCAACCGGACTTGCTAATAAGTGGATTCTGCACCGTTTGGAAGAAGTTAAAGTTTCCATGCGTGAAGGAATTGAAGGATACCGCTTCAATGAAGTGGCTCAGACCATGTATAAATTTATCTGGAATGAGTTCTGCGACTGGTATCTTGAAATGATCAAACCTGATCTCTATAGTGAAGATGAGTCACGCAAAGCTCCTACTCTGAAAGTCCTGTGGACAGTCCTTTCTGAGACAATGGTTCTGCTGCACCCAGTCATGCCGTTTGTAACTCAGGAAATCTGGTCTGTACTCCCCGGCATCGAAAACGGAGACATTGCAACCGTTCTTTATCCTGAAACAAGAGCCAACTGTATCAGCGAAAATGCTGTGTCGCAGATGGAACTCTTTCAGGGCATAGTCTCAGGTGTCCGTAATATCCGTACTGAGCTTCTTATCGCGCCTTCCAAAAAGCTGGAAATGATCATGCGCACAAGCTCTGATGAAGCACTCAGCCTCATCAATGACAACTCCGAACTGGTAAAATTCCTTGCCCGTCTGGAAACTGTTGAAGCCGGACCGGATGTCCGCGGCCCTAAAGCTTCCGGTACAGCCGTTGTTCAGGGTAATGAAATCTTTATTCCTCTTGCCGGAGCGGTAGATTTTGAATCCGAACTTGCAAGACTGGATAAAGAGTTTGCCAAGCTGGACAAAGATTTGATTGTAATAGAAAAGAAGCTTTCTAATGATGCTTTTGTAAACAACGCTCCTGCTGCGGTTGTAGCTCAGGAACGCGAAAGACTTGCTGAAATTGATGACAAGAGAGCAAAGCTTACTGAGCTTAAAAACAGACTCATAAGCGTAATGAAATAG